Proteins encoded together in one Shewanella acanthi window:
- a CDS encoding DNA alkylation repair protein, which yields MHAWNNAVKLAFEPLANADKALQMQAYMRNRFQFYGIQSTPRRAVLKPLFTKERLPEVDDLPMIVRELWSLPQREFQMVAVDLLIHRKKQLPDTFFDEVEWLITTKSWWDTVDLLASHIVGTLYLQHNDRSLYYIGHWRSSDNMWLRRCALLYQLKFKQQTDTGLLFEIIKENQSDNAFFIQKAIGWSLRELSKTNAKAVISFIHQQNMQGLAKREGLKWLSQHEIG from the coding sequence ATGCATGCATGGAATAATGCGGTTAAGTTAGCGTTTGAACCTTTGGCCAATGCTGACAAAGCACTCCAGATGCAAGCGTATATGCGTAACCGGTTTCAATTCTATGGCATTCAATCAACACCCAGGCGAGCGGTGCTTAAGCCGCTTTTTACCAAAGAGCGACTCCCAGAAGTCGATGATTTACCGATGATTGTCAGAGAATTGTGGTCACTCCCCCAGAGAGAATTTCAAATGGTCGCAGTGGATTTACTGATTCATCGAAAAAAGCAGCTGCCAGACACATTTTTCGATGAGGTGGAGTGGTTAATTACCACTAAATCATGGTGGGATACCGTCGATTTGCTTGCTTCACATATTGTCGGCACCCTTTATCTTCAACACAACGACAGAAGTTTATATTACATAGGGCATTGGCGCAGTTCAGATAATATGTGGCTAAGAAGATGCGCATTACTCTACCAACTTAAATTTAAACAACAAACAGATACAGGCTTATTATTCGAGATTATCAAAGAAAATCAGTCTGATAATGCATTTTTTATTCAAAAAGCAATAGGTTGGTCATTGCGTGAATTATCTAAGACCAACGCCAAAGCCGTCATTTCTTTTATCCACCAACAAAACATGCAAGGGCTCGCAAAGCGCGAAGGGCTAAAGTGGTTGAGTCAGCATGAAATAGGCTAG
- a CDS encoding sugar O-acetyltransferase, translated as MSEKAKMLAGEPYNPSDAELVQMRLTARLLTEELNLTSVSQAQKRVTLIKRLLGSTGQQVHIESSFQCDYGVNIHVGENFYANFGCVILDVAEVRIGDNCMIAPQVGIYTATHPIDPIERCSGIEYAKPITIGNNCWIGGHATINPGVSLGDNVVVASGAVVTKSFGSNLVIGGNPAKVIKTIELKTSENEM; from the coding sequence ATGTCAGAAAAAGCAAAAATGCTCGCGGGTGAGCCATATAATCCGAGCGATGCTGAGTTGGTCCAAATGCGGCTCACAGCCCGGTTACTGACCGAAGAGCTGAATCTCACCAGCGTTAGCCAAGCCCAAAAGCGCGTAACGTTAATAAAACGTCTTCTTGGTTCCACAGGTCAACAAGTGCATATCGAATCGAGTTTTCAATGTGATTACGGGGTTAATATCCATGTAGGTGAGAACTTCTATGCAAACTTTGGCTGCGTGATCTTAGATGTAGCAGAGGTGCGCATTGGTGATAATTGCATGATAGCGCCGCAGGTCGGCATCTATACCGCGACTCATCCCATAGACCCAATTGAGCGTTGTAGTGGTATTGAATACGCCAAACCCATCACCATAGGCAATAATTGCTGGATTGGCGGACATGCCACCATCAATCCAGGTGTGTCGCTGGGGGATAATGTCGTTGTGGCCTCTGGCGCTGTCGTGACCAAAAGTTTTGGCAGTAACTTGGTGATTGGTGGTAATCCTGCGAAGGTGATAAAGACGATCGAATTGAAAACCAGTGAAAATGAGATGTAA
- a CDS encoding PQQ-dependent sugar dehydrogenase, with the protein MKNKFTPLYTAICALGLFSAPTMAKNILDKLTVAEGFEVSLFADDVENARQLAVSDSGIVFAGSIKAGNVYALIDSNKDGVADKKIVIASNLQLPSGVAFKDGDLYVSEVSRIIRFKDIEKHLNDAKFEVVYDKFPSDTHHGWKVLAFSPTGELIIPVGVPCNVCAENDNYGRIFSLNLETKKLTTIAKGVRNSVGFDYQPGTNTLWFSDNGRDMMGDDIPPCEINKVSYTGEHFGFPFVHAGTIVDPEFGQGKNPANYTAPALALGAHVAPLGIHFYRGNLFPEAYQQQLFVAEHGSWNRTKKAGYKVAVATIEEGKIVKYTPFLTGFMQNEETLGRPVAFAELRDGSLLVSDDYAGSIYRVTAKQAK; encoded by the coding sequence ATGAAAAATAAATTTACTCCCCTATATACTGCTATTTGCGCATTGGGACTTTTCAGTGCGCCGACCATGGCAAAAAATATACTCGATAAATTGACTGTAGCCGAGGGCTTTGAAGTCAGTTTATTTGCTGATGATGTGGAAAATGCCCGTCAGTTAGCGGTTTCCGACTCAGGTATCGTGTTTGCGGGTTCCATTAAGGCCGGAAATGTGTATGCCTTAATCGATAGTAATAAAGATGGCGTTGCCGATAAAAAGATTGTCATTGCATCGAATTTGCAGTTGCCATCGGGTGTGGCATTTAAGGATGGCGATCTTTATGTCTCTGAAGTCTCGAGAATTATCCGTTTTAAAGACATTGAAAAGCATCTGAATGATGCCAAGTTTGAAGTAGTTTACGACAAATTCCCGAGCGATACTCATCACGGCTGGAAGGTATTAGCTTTCTCACCGACCGGCGAACTGATCATCCCAGTTGGCGTGCCCTGTAACGTCTGCGCTGAGAATGATAACTACGGTCGTATTTTTTCGTTGAATCTTGAGACTAAAAAACTTACAACAATCGCCAAGGGCGTGCGTAATTCGGTGGGCTTTGATTACCAACCGGGTACAAACACTCTGTGGTTTAGCGATAACGGCCGCGACATGATGGGGGATGATATTCCGCCCTGTGAAATCAACAAGGTCAGTTACACTGGCGAGCACTTTGGCTTTCCCTTTGTCCATGCAGGAACAATTGTTGACCCTGAATTTGGTCAAGGTAAAAATCCTGCCAATTACACCGCGCCAGCCTTAGCCCTAGGTGCCCACGTTGCCCCCCTCGGGATCCATTTTTACCGTGGAAATCTGTTCCCCGAAGCTTATCAACAACAGCTGTTTGTGGCCGAGCATGGCTCTTGGAACCGCACTAAAAAAGCGGGCTATAAAGTGGCTGTAGCCACGATTGAAGAGGGCAAGATTGTCAAATATACCCCGTTCTTAACTGGCTTTATGCAAAATGAAGAAACCCTAGGTCGACCCGTTGCCTTTGCCGAATTAAGGGATGGCAGTTTATTGGTATCGGATGACTACGCGGGCTCTATCTATCGGGTAACGGCCAAGCAAGCCAAATAG
- a CDS encoding tyrosine-type recombinase/integrase — translation MSLYPHTQSKQHGENVYFEEAKLPLSIQGDFLTAAAETQYEISANTRRVYKSSFNQFCQYCSAHGLQALPADPRSIISFIGYQKELIQVKNGVQLSKQTLTSRLAAIRYHHIQAGFPSPTEHPLVLRVMKGLSRNQQRLVQDYDQQPIMYDEMAMLLEAIERQPHPLTRARDKAIIQLGMQGGFRRSELANLKVQHLSFMRDKLKVRLPFSKSNQQGAKEWKSLPDTEPYAAYEAVKEWLSESQINQGHLFRSLSRDGKSLRPYKVAQWELHHKMTLQTNSGFLNGDDIYRIIKKYCTLAGLPAHFYGAHSLRSGCVTQLHENNRDHLYIMARTGHSDPRSLRHYLKPRED, via the coding sequence ATGTCACTTTATCCCCATACTCAAAGCAAACAACACGGTGAAAATGTTTACTTCGAGGAAGCCAAACTCCCCTTATCAATTCAGGGGGATTTTTTAACCGCCGCCGCTGAAACCCAATATGAAATTTCAGCCAATACGCGACGTGTCTATAAGAGTAGTTTTAATCAGTTTTGTCAGTACTGCTCAGCGCATGGTCTACAAGCCCTGCCTGCCGATCCCCGCAGTATTATTTCGTTTATTGGCTACCAGAAAGAGTTGATCCAAGTAAAAAACGGCGTGCAACTCTCAAAACAAACCCTAACCTCACGCCTGGCAGCAATTCGATATCATCACATTCAAGCTGGATTCCCCTCCCCGACTGAGCATCCTTTGGTACTGCGAGTTATGAAGGGGCTCAGCCGAAATCAGCAACGTTTAGTGCAGGATTACGATCAACAGCCCATCATGTATGATGAAATGGCCATGTTGCTTGAGGCAATAGAAAGACAACCTCATCCGCTAACACGAGCACGGGATAAAGCCATTATTCAATTGGGAATGCAGGGGGGATTTCGACGTTCAGAACTGGCAAACCTTAAGGTACAACACTTAAGTTTTATGCGTGACAAACTCAAAGTGCGACTACCCTTCTCAAAAAGTAACCAGCAAGGAGCGAAGGAATGGAAGAGTCTACCGGATACTGAACCCTATGCAGCCTATGAAGCGGTTAAGGAATGGCTAAGTGAAAGTCAGATTAACCAAGGACATTTGTTTCGCTCACTCTCACGGGATGGGAAATCCCTGAGACCCTATAAGGTTGCTCAGTGGGAACTGCACCACAAAATGACTCTACAAACGAACAGTGGTTTTTTGAACGGTGATGATATTTACCGCATTATCAAAAAGTACTGCACCCTTGCAGGACTTCCCGCACATTTCTACGGTGCCCATAGTCTTCGAAGTGGTTGTGTTACCCAACTACATGAAAATAATAGAGATCATTTGTATATCATGGCGCGTACTGGTCATAGCGATCCCAGATCCCTTCGCCATTATCTCAAGCCAAGGGAAGATTAG
- a CDS encoding efflux transporter outer membrane subunit, with amino-acid sequence MVSALGLTSCAMGPDYERPELNLPKQYQQPMAGNGEDLVERVDATEVAALSWRKFYQDPELIKLIEHALSRNLDLKVAQSRLLAARSKMTVVDSNLWPEISLNLGYERTFDSAATNTDPVPETTLDLTGALSWEIDLWGENRRASEAAQADYLSEVEKLRLIYVSLISDIASRYYEWLDIEQRFSISSNTVALRQKELEIAKLRHTNGVISGLDVRQAEVELQSTKVTLPKLDYERQNKINQLYILLGEYDYPLPLAQGLPENVGLPYELNAGVPSELLNLRPDVKISEQQMIAANAEVGVAKTAFFPKFTISGVYGRENNHLKDIFDSEGVTWSLLGGVTTPIFNRGRVAANYDIANEASKQAVLNYRSTVLNAYFDVNDSINNLRRAELAITSLKELLISTQEYARLARLRYQNGVATSLDLMDSQRQLFSAQLAYSQILRDKQLAKIALYRALGGGQIE; translated from the coding sequence ATGGTATCTGCCCTTGGCCTCACGTCCTGCGCGATGGGCCCCGACTACGAACGGCCCGAGCTGAATTTGCCAAAGCAGTATCAGCAGCCCATGGCAGGCAATGGCGAAGATCTGGTTGAAAGGGTTGATGCAACTGAAGTGGCGGCATTATCTTGGCGAAAGTTTTATCAAGATCCTGAGCTGATAAAATTAATAGAACATGCACTTAGCCGTAATTTAGACCTCAAAGTCGCTCAATCTCGATTGCTGGCGGCAAGATCGAAAATGACGGTTGTCGACAGTAATCTCTGGCCTGAAATTTCACTTAATTTAGGGTATGAACGCACGTTCGACAGTGCCGCGACCAATACGGATCCGGTGCCAGAAACTACCCTTGATCTTACCGGTGCGTTATCGTGGGAGATTGATCTTTGGGGAGAAAATCGCCGCGCCAGTGAGGCCGCGCAAGCGGACTATCTCTCTGAGGTGGAAAAACTCAGACTGATCTATGTCAGTCTTATTAGTGATATCGCGAGCCGATATTATGAGTGGCTCGATATCGAGCAGCGTTTTAGTATTTCGAGTAATACGGTCGCACTGCGTCAGAAGGAGCTTGAAATCGCGAAGTTAAGACATACCAATGGCGTGATTTCGGGCTTAGATGTGCGCCAAGCAGAAGTAGAATTACAAAGTACCAAAGTAACGCTGCCTAAGTTGGATTATGAAAGACAAAATAAAATCAACCAGTTGTATATTCTTCTTGGCGAATATGATTATCCCTTACCCCTTGCTCAAGGACTACCAGAAAATGTGGGACTGCCCTATGAGCTTAATGCAGGAGTACCGTCTGAACTGCTGAACTTGCGCCCCGATGTGAAAATATCCGAGCAGCAGATGATTGCTGCCAATGCTGAAGTTGGCGTTGCTAAGACGGCATTTTTCCCTAAATTTACAATTTCTGGGGTATATGGCCGCGAGAATAACCATTTGAAGGATATCTTTGACAGTGAAGGAGTGACATGGTCATTACTGGGTGGCGTCACAACTCCGATATTCAATCGTGGTAGGGTTGCAGCCAATTACGATATTGCCAACGAAGCTTCCAAGCAAGCGGTGTTAAATTATCGCAGCACGGTCCTTAATGCCTATTTTGATGTGAATGATTCCATCAATAATCTTAGGCGGGCAGAATTAGCAATCACATCGTTAAAGGAATTACTCATATCCACTCAAGAATATGCTCGATTGGCACGATTAAGGTATCAAAATGGAGTTGCGACTTCACTCGATTTGATGGATTCACAACGGCAGTTATTTAGTGCACAGCTTGCCTATAGTCAGATCTTACGGGATAAACAGTTAGCCAAAATTGCGCTATACCGAGCTTTAGGTGGAGGGCAAATAGAATAG
- a CDS encoding efflux RND transporter permease subunit — MAQFFISRPIFASVISIVIVLLGVIAMFKLPVDQYPYITPPQVTISASYPGASSTTAAESVATPLEQEVNGVPNMIYMSSKSTNSGGTSVTITFDVGTNADLAAVDVQNSAQQASGGLPIDVQTEGVTVSKDSSVELLKLALTSDDERFDEIYLSNYATINIESALRRIPGVGRTRNTGSRSYAMRIWLKPDAMAGYSLTTSDVISAIKAQNKESPAGTIGTQPNSDDISLTLPISVAGRLSSVQAFNEIIVRANPDGSIIRLRDIAGVELGSSAYTLQSQLNGQNATILQVYLLPGANALEVTRKVKETMTELSQKFPQGIKWEVFYDASIFIQESIDEVIHTLIEALVLVVFVVYLFLQNVRATLIPAIAVPVSLIGTLAAMLAFGFTINTVSLLALVLAIGIVVDDAIVVVENVERLIHEKAMSAMEATRHAMKELSGALVATSLVLCAVFVPVSFLAGITGIMYREFAVAITVAVLISTLVALTLSPALCALLLKPGKAPEKGIFHWLNTKLDIGTNQYVGLVALTNKYAKRSYLAFIIMFGGTYFIMSHLPSSFMPDEDQGRFFIDMTLPDGSTVNRTEAILKKAEYYVRANPAVAYSFTLAGENRRSGANQANGQFEVVLKPWAEREESNATVQSVMKEIDRDLKNVLEAEFNLYLPSAVPGLGNGSGVEMQLQDTSGTHFEGLIETANELVEQLKLQPEVANANVSLQSAIPQLHLSVDEAKAMAIGVNVGDIYSTIKTLTDSSTVNDFNLFGRVYRVKIQAEESYRQFPHQIKDYYVRSSSGAMVPIGVLAKYDYTVGPSSVTHYNLFSSASINVTPATGYATGEVIEAIERVSRPILPDEFKYEWTGITYQEVQSANQTGIAIGLALLFVFLFLAALYESWSIPVAVLLIAPIALLGASVITFVSGMQTNLFFQVAFIALIGMAAKNAILIVEFANQLHQQGKTRIAAALEAATMRFRPILMTSMAFILGVLPLVLSSGPGAVSRQSISLPILGGMLLATTIGIVFVPLFFVTMSGFSKKKHLSEQASQVSPSIEEVSRG; from the coding sequence ATGGCGCAGTTCTTTATCAGTCGTCCCATTTTTGCCAGCGTGATCTCCATTGTGATTGTTCTACTTGGGGTGATCGCGATGTTTAAATTGCCAGTCGATCAGTACCCCTATATTACACCGCCGCAGGTGACAATCTCAGCTTCCTATCCTGGTGCTAGCTCAACAACGGCGGCCGAATCCGTAGCAACACCGTTAGAACAGGAGGTCAACGGTGTGCCAAATATGATTTATATGAGCTCTAAAAGTACCAACTCGGGTGGCACTAGCGTGACCATCACCTTCGATGTGGGAACGAATGCGGATCTGGCTGCGGTGGATGTACAAAACTCGGCGCAGCAGGCCTCGGGTGGATTACCCATCGATGTGCAAACCGAAGGGGTGACCGTCTCTAAGGATTCATCGGTCGAGCTTCTCAAACTTGCGCTCACCTCGGACGATGAAAGGTTCGATGAAATCTACTTAAGTAACTACGCCACCATCAATATTGAATCGGCATTAAGGCGTATCCCTGGTGTGGGGCGCACCCGTAATACGGGATCGCGTAGCTATGCTATGCGAATTTGGCTAAAACCCGATGCCATGGCGGGCTACAGCCTAACCACATCCGATGTGATAAGTGCCATTAAAGCTCAGAATAAGGAATCCCCCGCGGGCACCATTGGCACTCAGCCCAATAGCGATGACATCAGTTTAACTTTGCCCATCAGCGTGGCTGGGCGTTTAAGTTCGGTGCAGGCATTTAATGAAATTATCGTCAGGGCCAATCCCGACGGTTCGATTATTCGCTTAAGGGATATTGCGGGGGTCGAATTAGGCTCGTCAGCCTACACACTGCAATCCCAACTTAATGGTCAAAATGCCACGATTTTACAGGTCTATTTGTTGCCTGGAGCCAATGCACTAGAGGTGACCCGTAAAGTCAAAGAGACCATGACTGAGCTGTCACAAAAGTTCCCTCAGGGCATAAAGTGGGAGGTATTTTATGATGCGTCGATTTTTATTCAAGAATCCATTGATGAAGTAATCCACACGCTGATAGAAGCACTGGTGCTTGTGGTCTTTGTGGTGTACCTGTTTTTACAGAATGTGCGCGCCACTTTAATCCCCGCCATAGCGGTGCCCGTCTCATTAATTGGCACCTTAGCAGCGATGCTTGCCTTTGGCTTTACCATTAATACCGTTAGTTTACTCGCCTTAGTGTTAGCCATTGGTATTGTGGTCGATGATGCGATTGTGGTGGTCGAGAATGTGGAGCGGCTTATCCATGAAAAGGCAATGTCTGCGATGGAAGCTACACGCCATGCGATGAAGGAACTCTCTGGTGCTTTGGTTGCTACCAGCTTAGTGCTCTGCGCGGTATTTGTGCCTGTATCATTTTTAGCGGGGATCACGGGCATTATGTACCGCGAATTTGCGGTGGCGATTACGGTGGCGGTACTGATTTCAACCCTAGTCGCGCTCACGTTAAGCCCCGCGCTGTGTGCGTTATTACTTAAACCGGGTAAAGCGCCTGAGAAAGGCATCTTCCATTGGCTTAACACTAAACTCGATATAGGCACCAATCAGTATGTCGGCTTGGTTGCTTTGACCAATAAATACGCCAAACGCAGTTATTTAGCGTTTATCATCATGTTTGGTGGCACTTATTTTATTATGTCCCATCTGCCGAGCAGTTTTATGCCGGATGAAGATCAGGGGCGTTTCTTTATCGACATGACCTTGCCTGATGGTTCTACGGTTAATCGGACTGAAGCGATTTTGAAAAAGGCGGAGTACTATGTGCGGGCAAATCCTGCCGTAGCTTACTCCTTTACGCTCGCAGGGGAAAACCGTCGCTCCGGCGCTAACCAAGCAAATGGTCAATTTGAAGTGGTGTTAAAGCCATGGGCCGAGCGCGAAGAGAGCAATGCCACAGTGCAATCGGTGATGAAGGAAATTGACCGCGATCTAAAAAATGTACTCGAGGCGGAATTTAATTTGTATTTACCTTCGGCCGTACCGGGTCTCGGTAATGGTTCTGGGGTGGAAATGCAACTGCAAGACACCTCGGGAACCCATTTTGAAGGATTAATCGAGACGGCCAACGAGTTAGTTGAACAACTAAAACTTCAACCCGAAGTAGCCAATGCAAACGTGTCACTGCAAAGTGCGATTCCACAACTGCATTTATCCGTCGATGAAGCTAAGGCGATGGCGATTGGCGTCAACGTGGGTGATATCTACAGTACGATTAAAACCTTAACGGATTCTTCTACTGTCAATGATTTCAACCTCTTTGGCCGTGTTTATCGGGTAAAAATTCAAGCGGAAGAAAGCTACCGTCAGTTCCCGCATCAAATTAAAGATTATTATGTACGTTCTTCGAGCGGTGCCATGGTGCCCATTGGGGTATTGGCAAAATACGATTATACCGTTGGGCCCTCATCGGTCACCCATTACAATCTGTTTTCCAGTGCTTCTATCAATGTCACTCCGGCCACAGGCTATGCCACGGGTGAGGTGATCGAGGCCATTGAGCGAGTATCGCGTCCTATATTACCCGATGAATTTAAGTATGAGTGGACGGGCATTACCTATCAGGAAGTGCAATCGGCTAATCAAACGGGCATTGCCATCGGGCTTGCGCTGTTATTTGTATTTTTATTCTTAGCCGCGCTTTACGAGAGCTGGAGCATTCCCGTTGCGGTATTGCTTATTGCCCCCATTGCGCTGTTAGGGGCATCGGTCATTACTTTTGTGAGTGGCATGCAGACAAATCTCTTCTTCCAAGTGGCCTTTATAGCCTTGATTGGTATGGCGGCGAAAAATGCGATCTTAATAGTCGAATTTGCCAATCAATTACATCAGCAGGGTAAGACCCGCATCGCTGCAGCCCTTGAGGCCGCGACCATGCGTTTTCGTCCTATCTTAATGACCTCGATGGCATTTATTCTTGGGGTATTACCCTTAGTGTTATCTTCAGGCCCTGGTGCGGTGAGTCGTCAGTCAATTTCACTGCCCATTTTAGGGGGAATGCTACTGGCTACGACCATAGGGATTGTTTTTGTGCCCTTATTTTTTGTGACAATGTCGGGATTCAGTAAGAAGAAACATCTCAGTGAGCAAGCCTCGCAGGTATCACCTTCGATAGAGGAGGTTAGCCGTGGATAA
- a CDS encoding efflux RND transporter periplasmic adaptor subunit, with amino-acid sequence MPQSCVSSDVFVSRRLSFPLYLSGIVLLCLSISSCGKTEVKISPKMVVVEKVTTATVPLYGNYIGVTQASLDVEVRARVDGFVEEKRFVEGSAVKAGELLYQIDNKPYVAVVNRLKAKLSSQQAIVEKAERDVKRLKPLYEQDAASQLDYDNALSALAQARSNLTASRAEVEEAELELSYTEIKAPIAGLVSRSEVDIGALVGSKGQSLLTRVKQVDPIYVSFNMSALDYLNAQRRLTSYSAKKEAEVEGKALAGFVRITLPDNSEYRYLGDVSFTDPQVNPNTGTFEVRAILPNPEKELLPGQYTNVRIKLSEVPNAIVIPQKATQVDQGGVYVMVVLPDNTVERRFIVIDHQGIEGVVVKSGLKAGEMVITEGMHRVRHGQIAEPLSAKEYAEKQDELTKADALKSQALEQKKQEQK; translated from the coding sequence ATGCCTCAATCTTGTGTAAGTAGTGATGTTTTTGTTTCACGACGCCTATCCTTCCCACTTTACCTTAGCGGTATTGTGCTCTTATGTCTGTCAATCAGCTCCTGTGGTAAAACCGAGGTTAAAATATCCCCGAAAATGGTGGTGGTCGAAAAGGTTACCACTGCCACGGTTCCACTTTATGGTAACTATATTGGGGTAACGCAGGCCTCCTTAGATGTTGAAGTTCGCGCCCGAGTCGATGGTTTTGTCGAAGAAAAACGTTTCGTCGAGGGGAGTGCCGTTAAGGCAGGTGAGTTACTCTATCAAATCGATAATAAACCCTATGTGGCTGTGGTGAATCGTCTTAAGGCAAAATTGTCGTCCCAGCAGGCGATTGTCGAAAAGGCTGAGCGTGACGTTAAACGACTAAAACCCCTCTATGAACAGGATGCGGCGAGCCAATTAGACTATGACAATGCGTTATCGGCCCTTGCACAGGCCCGCTCTAATTTGACCGCAAGCCGCGCTGAAGTTGAAGAAGCCGAACTCGAATTAAGTTATACCGAAATTAAGGCACCGATTGCAGGTCTAGTCAGCCGTTCTGAGGTGGATATCGGTGCCTTAGTCGGCAGTAAGGGGCAATCCCTATTGACTCGGGTGAAGCAGGTTGACCCGATTTATGTCAGTTTCAATATGTCGGCGCTCGATTACCTTAACGCCCAGCGCCGCCTCACCAGTTATTCGGCCAAAAAGGAAGCGGAAGTCGAAGGTAAGGCCTTAGCAGGGTTTGTGCGGATCACTCTGCCCGATAACAGTGAATATCGCTATTTAGGGGATGTGAGTTTTACTGATCCCCAAGTGAACCCGAATACAGGCACTTTCGAGGTGAGGGCGATTCTGCCTAACCCAGAGAAAGAACTTCTGCCTGGTCAATACACGAATGTGCGGATCAAATTATCCGAAGTCCCCAATGCCATTGTTATCCCACAAAAGGCGACTCAGGTCGATCAGGGCGGGGTCTACGTCATGGTTGTGCTTCCCGATAACACGGTAGAGCGGCGGTTTATTGTGATTGACCATCAAGGGATAGAAGGTGTAGTGGTGAAAAGTGGCTTAAAAGCGGGTGAGATGGTGATAACCGAAGGCATGCACCGTGTTCGCCATGGGCAAATTGCAGAGCCGCTAAGTGCCAAGGAATATGCAGAGAAGCAAGATGAGCTCACCAAAGCCGATGCGCTGAAGAGCCAAGCCTTGGAGCAGAAGAAGCAGGAGCAAAAATAA
- a CDS encoding tRNA-uridine aminocarboxypropyltransferase gives MALAPHAVHRLYAYRKSLSTKPFGARGKKLIRCHLCLLGEQFCTCALRRQLQTQASFLLVMYNDEVLKPTNSGRLIADLIPDTHAFLWNRTEPHPELLSLLKSDDYQPFLVFPSQYADNGQVVLKQVPMESLPVGKRPLLIMLDGSWREAIKMFRKSPYLQDIPMLSFDPDTLATYALRKGSHDFQLGTAEVASLALAAIGEEANGKVLSAWFDLFVESSLLGRNRRCSEDILPIDTFTDALEAAYSEALLS, from the coding sequence ATGGCGTTAGCTCCCCACGCGGTTCATCGCTTATATGCATACCGCAAATCGTTGTCCACTAAGCCCTTTGGCGCCCGTGGAAAAAAACTGATTCGTTGTCACCTGTGTTTATTAGGGGAGCAATTTTGTACCTGTGCGCTGCGTCGTCAATTGCAGACACAGGCGAGCTTTTTGCTTGTTATGTACAACGATGAAGTGCTTAAACCGACCAATAGTGGCCGCCTAATTGCCGATCTCATCCCCGACACTCATGCATTTTTATGGAATCGTACCGAACCTCATCCTGAGCTACTTTCGTTATTAAAGTCTGACGATTATCAACCCTTTTTGGTTTTTCCTTCGCAGTATGCCGATAATGGTCAAGTTGTGTTAAAGCAAGTACCGATGGAATCGCTGCCAGTCGGTAAGCGACCGCTGCTGATCATGCTCGATGGTAGTTGGCGTGAGGCCATTAAGATGTTCCGTAAGAGTCCATATTTGCAGGATATTCCGATGTTATCCTTCGATCCCGACACACTGGCAACCTATGCACTGCGAAAGGGCAGCCATGATTTTCAACTAGGGACTGCGGAAGTTGCATCTCTGGCACTGGCGGCGATTGGAGAAGAGGCCAACGGTAAAGTGTTAAGTGCATGGTTCGATTTGTTCGTTGAATCGTCATTACTTGGCCGAAACCGCCGTTGTAGCGAAGATATCTTGCCGATTGATACCTTTACCGATGCCTTAGAAGCGGCGTACAGTGAGGCACTGTTAAGTTAA